The window TAGTTGCAGGTGCATACATTGGAGCTGGGTCGATGCAGGTAGCTGAATCAAGTATGCAAGAATGTGATTCAAGGATGAAAGGAGTACCTGGCTTCGATGGCAGTGTATTTGTGAGGAAGGAAGTAGACCTGGTAGGTTTATGTCAAGAAATTGTTAGGTTGTTGAAGCTGTTATGCTTTGTAGGTGTCTGTATGCTCATTGTCATGTTGCTGAGTGTGTTTGTTCAGCTGATGAAGTGAGACAAGAGTACTCATGAGACAATGTGCACCCTCTTTGTAATGACAAGTTTAATCTTATGGAATGGAAACACAACATTTTCATCCAAATATGTAACTGGTTACTGCATTCATCACACATTCAGTAATGACATTGTGAGCACAACCCTAGCATTAGCATGAGATGGTAAAAGACCAACAAAAGTATGTGATGTAGCTATACAAAAGCATCACAGTCACAAAAGTATGTGATGTAGCTATACAAAAGCATCACAGTCACTGCAAGAACTATGGCATTGTTTATGGTCCTGCTATACAAAAGCTTTGAAGTGTGCCTTCATGCATCATTCTTTGGAGCCTTTGCCTTCTTTGGAGATTTAGCCTTTTTTGGTGCATTGGTCTTGCGCTTGCTTGCCCTTGATCTTCTAGCCTTTGTTGCTGTAGTAGGAGGCATTGGTCTTGCTGCTGGGATATTGGGCACAATGAAAGATGGCTCTGGCAAAGGTTGTGCTTCAATTGTTCTTGTTTGTGCAGACTGCAAGAGACAAGTTTGATAGTTAATAGGACAAACAGTTGTGGGCATTGATAGTTAAATGGCACTACCTCTGCCATCATTTGAGAAGCCATTGTAGAGCTTAGCTGGGAGAACAAGGGCCCACCAGTGTCGTCCACAAACATGGACACCTACAGAAAATGAACATTGCTAAGATTTGAAATATGGTATAATTGCAGTCTTTTTCTTGATGTAGTTTTGTTACCTGGGATATAATTGGTTCAACATGTGTAATTTCCTCATCTGGGAGTGCTGAATCAGCATACTCTTGCCCAGCACTAGCTTGCCCAGCACTACTACCTTAGCCGGCAGAATTGGCAGGTATTTCCTCATCTGGAAGTGCTGAACCAGCAGACTCTTTCCTTTGCTTTCTAAGATCACAAGTAGCTCTGTTGTGCCCAGATTTCCCACAGTACCTGCAggtgatgatgatcccatgcttTGTCAGCTTAGGACCACTTGGACCTTGAATTTCATATGGTTGTTTCCTTCTTGATTTGGGTGGCCTACCAACCTTTTTCTCATAAACAGGTGGGAGCACTTCACTTGCATCAACTTTCACCCAGGCACTCTTATCCTTGCATGGCCAAATGGTGTTACCATATGCCATCATGAAGCTAGCTGAGGAGTAGCATTCATTAACCACTGACTCAGGAGGGATTCTTTCATGCATCAAGCATGATATGGCATGTGAGCATGGTATGCCAGTGAGATCCCACCTTCTGCAGTCACACTTCTTTAGGAAAATGTCAACAATATACTTGTTGGTTTTGCTCTGCACCTCAAAAACACCCTTTCCAGCAAGTAGAGCATAGCAAATGTTAGCAAATTCAGTATTTTTCTGCAACTTCTTTCTAATCTTGGGGCATATAGGTCCATCCCATTAATCTCCAACATCTTTCCCTTTGTTATAGTGCCTTGTCATCAACTGAGATTTGATCTGTTCTAACATGCTAAGTACAGGCATTTCTCTTGCATCCAGGATGTATTTATTGAAGACCTCACAGTTGTTGTTTAGTAGGATGTCACATTTGGGATAAGTACTAAAGAATGCTCTAACCCATGTTTGTGGTGGCATCTGCTGTAACCATTTATGACCTGCAGAGTCTAGCTCCCTCATCATTTCCATGTTTTTGTTCCACTGAACTACATTGCTAGACCGTGCACAAGCCCACAACtgatttttcaaattttcaccTTTGAAGTGCATCTGAAAGTTAGAGTACA is drawn from Panicum virgatum strain AP13 chromosome 1N, P.virgatum_v5, whole genome shotgun sequence and contains these coding sequences:
- the LOC120654691 gene encoding uncharacterized protein LOC120654691 isoform X1, producing MTGGSGSPGPDLVSADGLPLIICTDCGLRRVVRRKSQQPWSAGQIFYCCPLHKKDGSGCPFWFWKEDYMKVLGDRVVQALVAGAYIGAGSMQVAESSMQECDSRMKGVPGFDGSVFVRKEVDLVGLCQEIVRLLKLLCFVGVCMLIVMLLSVFVQLMK
- the LOC120654691 gene encoding uncharacterized protein LOC120654691 isoform X2; translation: MTGGSGSPGPDLVSADGLPLIICTDCGLRRVVRRKSQQPWSAGQIFYCCPLHKDGSGCPFWFWKEDYMKVLGDRVVQALVAGAYIGAGSMQVAESSMQECDSRMKGVPGFDGSVFVRKEVDLVGLCQEIVRLLKLLCFVGVCMLIVMLLSVFVQLMK